The stretch of DNA AGAAAATCTCCCGAAGCTCGAAGCCGATTATTCGCAATTGCATCAAGTTTTAGTAAATATTGTATTGAATTCCAGGGATGCTATTTCAGATACTGGTAAAATCTCAATTAACGCAGATATAAAAAGTTTTTCCCAAAACGATTACAATCAAAATGCTAACATAAAAGTCGGTAGATTCTTAGGCATATCAATCTCAGATTCAGGATCCGGAATTACGAAAGAGCACTTGAAAAAAATATTCGATCCTTATTTTACGACCAAAGATAGCTCGAAAGGAACTGGACTTGGATTATTCGTTGCTTATAATATAATCAATTCGCACGGCGGTTTTGTAATTGTTGAGAGTGAGCTTAATGAAGGGACAACTTTTAATATTTATCTTCCTTATAAAGCAAGTTCTTTAGAAGCTTCCGCGGTAAAAAACTCAAGAAATGCGACTCACTCAGGCACGATCCTTCTCGCTGACGATGAGAACACCATAAGGACTCTTCTTTCTGAAATGTTGAGATTGCAAGGGTATAAGGTTTTAGAAGCTAGTTCGGGAGCTGAAGCAATCCATTTATTCTTAGCTGAACAAGAAAAAATAGATCTTGCAATCCTGGATTATCACTTAGATGATATGAATGGCTTTGATGTTTTACAATCAATTGGTGAAGTGAATAAACTGTTTCCAATATTTATAGCTACTGGTGTTACGGAAGAAAATATTATTGTTAACTTAAAATCAATTGGTGTAACGAGGATAATTGAGAAACCCTACGAATTTGAGAACTTATTGGATTTAATTGATGCAACTCTTACCGGCGAGTAGAACCTAGCTGCTTGTCTTTTTTGTCAAATCGTTAAAATCTATCATTTTTATTTCTCTGTCGTAAGCTGAAAGTGCAGGATTTTTTAAGGCATTTAATTTATTCAAAATTGAAGTTATGGTTGTTATACCTTCGTCAATTAAAGCAACTTTTTCTTCTAACACTTTTTTGCTCAAATCTTTTTTGTTCAATTCGCGTTTTACTGCATTTAGTGCGAGTGACATTAAAGTAAGCGGCTGCTTAATTTCGTGATTAGCAGTAACTACCGTAGCTTCATAGATTTGATATTTTTCATTACGAATGGCTCTTTGCTGATATTCAGCAAATCTAATTGCTGAATTAATGCGTGCAATTAATTCAACTTTATCGAATGGCTTTTTTATATAGTCGAAAGCACCAACTTTCAAGCCCTCTTCCACATCTTTCGCATCAACTTTTGCAGTTACTAAAATAATTGGAATTAATGCTGTACTGGTATCTTTTGAAAGCTGCCGGCAAACCTCGAATCCATCCATTACTGGCATCATGATGTCAAGAAGTATTAAATCTGGTTTTTCGCCTTTTGCTTTTTCAATTCCATCCTTTCCTGAAAAAGCTGTCAGCACGAGAAAATTCTCATGCTGCAATCTTGATTGAAGATAATAAACGTTATCAGGACGATCATCGATTACGAGAATTTTATATTGTTCGGATTGAGTTATCATTATTGTGAATGTAAAACTTTCCTTATAGTGATTAGCAGTTCATCAAGATCATAAGGTTTGCTTAAGAAATCCGTTGCCCCCAACCGACGAGATTCCATTGCATCTTCAACATCTGCGTAACCAGTCAGGACAATTACTTTACCAGGATACCCACGCTTGTTTAATTCCTTAAGAACATCGATACCGTTTACATTCGGCATTCGGAGGTCTAAAAGTATTAATTCAAAAAATTCATTTTGGAGCCGTTCAAGCGCCTCTGCTCCATCGTTTGCTACTTGGGTATCATATCCTACAGAAGTTAATTCTTCTTTGAGGATAGTTGTCATTTTTATATCGTCATCGACTACTAGGATTGTTTCTAAAGCATTCACTATAACTTACCTTTTATTTTTCGTCAATTGGCGTCATTTGATGAATCTTAAAGTCTTTATTATACTGATCACGTCTTTCTTGGATCAGATTTTTGTCCTGTTTTTTTTCTGCAAACCGTTCTTCGAGAGTTGGGTTTAATTTCGCTTTAAGTAAGATTATCAATTCCTTTTTGGCTGACACTTTTGAATCGAATCCAGCTAAATATCTTATACCAAACACCCACCATGGTAAATCTTTCAGTATTGGAATACCATTCCTTTCAACCTTATCTTCTGTTATATACAAACCGCCAATAATAGTCTCTTCTCCATCAATTAAAATTACATTGGTAGAAGCTTTCGTTTTTTTGATCTCAGTAGTGATCTGGCCTGGTATTGCAGAGCTTCTCTCAGCATCAAGATCGATTAAAATGTAATTCTTCCCATCTTCCTCAAATACGTATGGAGTGACCCTAATAATCGTACCAGTATTATAAAATCTTTCAACAGTATTACCTGCAAAGTCTTTTTCACGGGTTGAGAAATCTGCACCTACTTGAATCTCTCCCTTCATCCGATCTCTCACAGAGATTTGCGGCGATGCGATAATTTCACCCATCTGATTCTGCTCGAAGAAGTTAAACATCGCAGTTGCCTTACCAAACATTCCTAATACGTCATTTGACTCAGTACTTACACCCAAGTTAAAAGTTTTCTCCTGTTGAGCTGTACCAGTAGTTGTTGATGTACCTCCGGTAGGATCCAATAAAGTTGGATCAACTTTACCTAACTCTCCTCCGAAATGAAACTTATTATTTTTACTGGAGAGCAGCCACTTCCAATTCATTCCCACATCTTTTGACTTCTGCACATCAAGCTCAAAAAATACTGCTGAGATACTCACTTCCCTAGTGGACATATCTACACCTTTCATCTCCTCAGGCATAGTGAGCAATCCAGCTTTTTTTGGAAGAATTTTAAAATATTCCGGCGTCTCGGCAAATTCCAATCCCTTATATTTAAGAATCAGCAGCAAAGCTCTGTACCAATTCATTGAGACTATGTCAATTCCGATTGGCTCAATAATTTCTTCACTAAGAACAATAATCTTACTCATGTACTGCTTACTTAATTTGCTGAGCATTTGCATTGCCTGATTAAACGGAAGAGATCCGGATAACGACACTATCTCTTCAGGAGCATTTGACACAATAGTTCGAATTTCTCTTTGACTTTGAGCAGGAGCCATCGAAGTAGTTAAAAAGAGAACGGCAAAAAAGTAAATAAATGTTCTCATTGTTTAGTCTCCTTTACATTGAAACTTTTTAAGTCTAAAACAATTTTTTCAACTATACCGCCGCGATTAAGCATGAATTCGCATTTTTGACGGTCGTAATCAATTTTAGTTAAGTATCCCAGATAAACGGGATCGCCTTCCATAAGAGTGTAAGAATTTCCATTTTTATCCATAATGAATACTCCATCAGGAATGATTGCAAGTAAAGATGCACCTTCAACTTCCAGCAGTTCTTCATAATTAGGGGGAATATCGGGCGTAATGAGAGGATAAAAGTAGTCAGAAATTTTAAAATATTTTTTATCCGATGCCTCTTCATAATTTAGTGCAAGATTTTTATCGGAAGTAAAGTAGGAATCTAAATTAATATTAAACAATACTTGGTATAGAATCTCACCAGAACCTTTCGTTAACGTTGAATTTTTCAGATTCACACTTTTGATTTTATAAAGTTTTTTCGACTTCTCCAATTCATATAATAGCCTAAAAACGTCATTAAAATCTCCCTGTCCGTGTAAAATGAAATGATCAATTGAAGCAGCACCAACCGGCTCTGTGTTTTCATATTCTATGTCCATCCGTGTATATGGAGTAAAATATTTAGAAATTCTGATCACATCATTATACGTATCAGTCATTGATTCGCGAAATGGGATTGCTTTCGTCCTATTGAACAAAATTGAATCAATCCTTTCCGATTCACGGGTTAATGAATCGTATGTAATCGCCAGAGCTTTTGTATCAGTGAATTTTTGATTCAACTCATTCAACTGTACATTCTTTGCTTTAAGTGTTTTTGGCTGAGAAATAAATATGTAATAACCCGCACCAAGACCGATTACAAGAAATAATATTATCAAAATTATTGTGTTTCTAGTTTCATGACTCATGGCGCTAATCCCCTGTATCCATATTTATCTGGATTCATATTAATTTCGAATTTGTTTACACCACGTTCTCTAATTTCTTGACTGATTATATTTTTCAAAATGGAGTTCTCTAAATAATCTGAAAAATCTGGAATGATATGCCGATTAATACCAACACCTTGTATATTTACGCTTCCATCGGTTGCAGCGATATTTGTGATCCAGATCTTCTTACTTTCAGGATGAAATTCCTGAATCTTTTTCAAAATGTTGGTCCACATCTCTGCCCCTTGAACAAGTGTATCAAGCGTTTGCTGAATTTGAAGTCCAGATTCTATTCTCCATTGAAGCTGTTCCACACGGCTGACCATCTCAGCGTTCTCTGTAATCACTAATTGCTTGTTATCAATTTGCGATTGAACATTTGCAATCTCTTTATTATTTCCAACAAACCTTTGAGTGAAGAAAACCACCATCAAAAATATTAGAGCAAGAAGTGCATATCCAAGTGTACCAAGTTTAAATACTCGCTGTGATTCTCTAACAGATTCAGGAAGTAAATTAATTTTTGGCAGAGCCTTTGTGTCAGGCTTGAGATAATTCAGAACAGGCAGAATAGCTAATGTATAGACAGGAATCTGAGTTCTTTTTTCCTCACTGAGTCTCGTCAGATCCCATCCGTTAAATTGAAGTATCTCAATATCAGATAGTGGAAAGCTGCCATAAAAAGTCAGTTGTATAGTCGACTCAATTACTTCACCACATAAAAAGATTTTATGCAATTCAGCAATTTGAGCCATATCCATCTCTAAGGATATTTTACTTATAATTGTGTCGTGAAATCCATGAGTCTGAATTCCCACGCTGAGGTAATCAGACATGTGCTTAATCTTGTTATCCTGAATGAATATTAATCTCGAAGATTCAACACCGACATAGGCAATGAGATAAGTTTTCCCTTTTTCAAGATGATATTTTTTCAATACATGATCGGCGAGTAATGCATCGGCACTTGTGATGTACGGAATTTTTAAGTTCTTTACGTTAAAACTTGCAGCAATATCATCAAGATGCTTAAGAACAGGGAAATATTCATTCGTATAAATGGAAAGTATGTTCCCATCTCCAAAATCAACAGAATTGATATTTTCAACAGATGCAGAAGATTTCTGTGACTCAAGCCATTTCTCGAGCATCAATTTTTTTAGATTTTTAGCATTTAGCTTTTCTACATTGGATAGTAGATGGTACGAAACATGCGGTTCGCTAACACTCGGGATGAATACCAAATCTTTAATTCGATACCTAGATAAAGAACCAACTAAAGGATTCTCTGATTTATCTTCAAGCTTGCTTTCGTCCTCAGTGAGAAGAATTGCAGAGTCATCAACAACGAATCCTTCTTCATTTGTTTCTGCCTTAAATTCAAAATCTCTAAGCCCCGCACCGCCAAAAGAAAACAGTTCTAAAATCGATAGCTTAGCCCCCGATTTCTCAAGAATGGCGACTTTTGTCTCGGGTCCATCAACAAAAATTCCAACGATTTTTTTCATTACATTTTACTCGCTAATAATTGTTGAATTCTCGTTTTTTGATTTGCATAAGATATTGCGGTTTCATAAGTAATTCGTCTCTGGCGGTATAACCGAGTTAAATCCTGCTCCATCGTGATCATTCCATGCTCATTCCCCTGGTGAATCATCTGATAGATCTCAGTTGTATTATTATTTCTAATTGCTGATTTAACAGATGACGTTACAACTAAAACCTCTTTAGCCAGTGCACGTTTCCCATCAACAGTAGGAACCAGTTTTTGGGATACTATGCAGCGAAGTACGTCTGCCAATCGGACACGCACTCTCTCTTGCTCATTTACTTCTATCTCTCCAATTATTCTATCAAGTGTTTCAACGGCAGAAGAAGTATGCAATGTTGAAAAAACTTTGTGACCGCTATCGGTAACATCAAGGGCAGCTACTATTGTGTCGTTATCGCGAAGCTCGCCGATAACAATAATGTCTGGATCCTGCCTTAATGCTTGAATGGTGCCTTCTTTAAATGAAAGTACATCACGTCCAACTTCTCGATGCCTTACTATACATTTGTCTGATTTGTGAATATATTCGATAGGTGAACTGATTATTATTATATGTCCGTTGGATGCATGGTTATTCTCATCAATTATTGAATCCAGCGTAGAAGATTTTCCCGAGCCGGTGATTCCAGTGACTAAAATCATTCCCTCTTTCAAAAAATTGATGTTCATGAGTTTTGCGACACTCGGATGTAACTCCAAGGCACTGAAAGGTCTAATCGTTGCAAGAATTGCACGAACATTTAATGACAATTCATCAATTTCAAAGTATGAATCTGCTCGATATCGATATTCTCTTAAAAATGGTTTCTCTTCCCGTATATCAATTGAAAAATCTAGATTTCTGTATTGCAGCAGAAGTTCGGTCTGCTTTTCAGTAAGTACGTTGAGAATAAAAACATTCATTTCTGTGTTTGTGAATTCTGGCAGATGACCCATGGGCTTTTTATTCCCGTGTATTCTCATCCAAAACTTGTTTAATCCTCCAGCTCCTCCAAAATCCAAATCGGATGCTTCAACTCTATGCATATCAAAAAGAATCGACTCGACAAATTTCCTAAGCGCAGCCCTCTTTACTAGGTTCATCTCCTCAAGGAAATTTCTACAAAATAAGATTTTTTCCACACCACGGACCTCTTTCGGCACGTTTTCATTCAAATTGGAGATAATCTCTCGAACGTCCTTTACTAATATTTCAAATTCTTTTGTATTCGTTTCTATGAACATACTATTCTTCCGTTGTTGAAGATACCACCTCTTCTAAAGTAGTTAAACCATTCTGTACACGAATAAATCCTGATTCACGGAGCGTTAACATATTGTCTTTCTTCGCCTGAATACGCAATGCTTCTTCATCAATATCGGAACCTGCATTAACAATCAATTTGCGTATATCTTTCGAAAAATAGAGAGCCTCGTGAATTGCCATTCTTCCCTTGTAACCGGTATTTGAACAAATAGGACAACCGACTGCTTCATAGAAGTTTGTTTCTTCAACTTGTTGTTTTGTCATACCAGCGGCTTTCGCAAGTTCCTTATCAAAACTCTTTGCTGGTTTTTTGCAGTTTTCACAGAGCTTCCTGATCAATCTTTGTGCTACTATAATATTTATTGCATAGGCCAAGAGGAATGGTTCAATTCCCATTTTAAAAAGACGGGAGACCGCGCTTGGGGCATCATTTGTGTGAAGAGTTGAAAAGGTGAGGTGACCGGTATTGGCTAATTTGATTGCGATCTCCGCCGTCTCTTTATCTCTCATTTCTCCTACCAGGACGATATCAGGATCATGCCGTAGAATTGATCTGATCGCCTGTTCAAAATTCATTTTTGGTCCGATTTTTAATTGCCTCGCACCACGAATTACATACTCAACAGGATCTTCAACAGTTAAAACGTTTAC from Ignavibacteria bacterium encodes:
- a CDS encoding type II and III secretion system protein — translated: MRTFIYFFAVLFLTTSMAPAQSQREIRTIVSNAPEEIVSLSGSLPFNQAMQMLSKLSKQYMSKIIVLSEEIIEPIGIDIVSMNWYRALLLILKYKGLEFAETPEYFKILPKKAGLLTMPEEMKGVDMSTREVSISAVFFELDVQKSKDVGMNWKWLLSSKNNKFHFGGELGKVDPTLLDPTGGTSTTTGTAQQEKTFNLGVSTESNDVLGMFGKATAMFNFFEQNQMGEIIASPQISVRDRMKGEIQVGADFSTREKDFAGNTVERFYNTGTIIRVTPYVFEEDGKNYILIDLDAERSSAIPGQITTEIKKTKASTNVILIDGEETIIGGLYITEDKVERNGIPILKDLPWWVFGIRYLAGFDSKVSAKKELIILLKAKLNPTLEERFAEKKQDKNLIQERRDQYNKDFKIHQMTPIDEK
- a CDS encoding response regulator, producing MITQSEQYKILVIDDRPDNVYYLQSRLQHENFLVLTAFSGKDGIEKAKGEKPDLILLDIMMPVMDGFEVCRQLSKDTSTALIPIILVTAKVDAKDVEEGLKVGAFDYIKKPFDKVELIARINSAIRFAEYQQRAIRNEKYQIYEATVVTANHEIKQPLTLMSLALNAVKRELNKKDLSKKVLEEKVALIDEGITTITSILNKLNALKNPALSAYDREIKMIDFNDLTKKTSS
- a CDS encoding response regulator; protein product: MNALETILVVDDDIKMTTILKEELTSVGYDTQVANDGAEALERLQNEFFELILLDLRMPNVNGIDVLKELNKRGYPGKVIVLTGYADVEDAMESRRLGATDFLSKPYDLDELLITIRKVLHSQ
- a CDS encoding twitching motility protein PilT — its product is MFIETNTKEFEILVKDVREIISNLNENVPKEVRGVEKILFCRNFLEEMNLVKRAALRKFVESILFDMHRVEASDLDFGGAGGLNKFWMRIHGNKKPMGHLPEFTNTEMNVFILNVLTEKQTELLLQYRNLDFSIDIREEKPFLREYRYRADSYFEIDELSLNVRAILATIRPFSALELHPSVAKLMNINFLKEGMILVTGITGSGKSSTLDSIIDENNHASNGHIIIISSPIEYIHKSDKCIVRHREVGRDVLSFKEGTIQALRQDPDIIVIGELRDNDTIVAALDVTDSGHKVFSTLHTSSAVETLDRIIGEIEVNEQERVRVRLADVLRCIVSQKLVPTVDGKRALAKEVLVVTSSVKSAIRNNNTTEIYQMIHQGNEHGMITMEQDLTRLYRQRRITYETAISYANQKTRIQQLLASKM